The segment TTGATTTTCAACGTGATTGAAAGCTTCTCGAAAGTCATCTTTGGCATCATCAATATGATTATGCGTCTGGCCCCGATTGGTGCATTTGGTGCGATGGCGTTCACCATTGGTAAATACGGTGTCGGTTCGCTGGTACAACTCGGTCAGTTGATTATTTGTTTCTATATCACCTGTATCTTGTTCGTGGTGGTGGTGCTCGGCCTGATTGCCCGCGTGGCAGGTTTCAACATCTTTAAATTCGTGGCGTATATCAAAGAAGAACTGCTGATCGTGCTGGGCACGTCCTCTTCGGAGTCTGCGTTGCCGCGTATGCTGGACAAGATGGAACGGCTTGGCTGTAAGAAATCGGTAGTAGGTCTGGTGATCCCGACCGGTTACTCGTTCAACCTTGACGGTACCTCCATTTACCTGACGATGGCCGCCGTATTTATTGCGCAGGCAACCAATGCGCATATGGACGTCATCCATCAGATCACGTTGTTGGTGGTGCTGCTGCTGTCGTCGAAAGGTGCGGCGGGTGTGACCGGCAGTGGCTTTATCGTGCTGGCGGCAACCTTGTCGGCGGTGGGACATCTGCCGGTGGCCGGACTGGCGCTGATTCTGGGGATTGACCGCTTTATGTCCGAAGCGCGCGCCCTGACTAACCTGGTCGGTAATGGTGTGGCGACCGTGGTGGTGGCGAAGTGGGTCGGTCAGTTGGACGAGCGCCAGTTGAATGAGACGCTTTCTTCAGCGAAAAAGGTGAAAAACGCACCGGAATCTTCGCTGTAAAGCGACAATTGCGTTAATTTTCCGGGAAATGCCCGCTGTGACTTGCCCTCACAGCGGGCATTTGCATAATAAACCCCATTGATTTTTTTCCCGGTTTTTCACCTCGTTGCGCGACATCCCGGCCATCTTGTGGTCAAAGAGTCAGTTGAAGAATAAACGTGGCGGCAAACTGCCGCATCGGTCAGCCTCTGAGCGACCGCACGCGCCGTGATAACGAGTGTTGATCTGTTTGATAGGGGTTCACATGCAGGGCACCAGAATTCGGCTTTTGGTTGGCGGATTGCTGTTGGCAGCATCCGGTTTTGGCGTGCATGCCGAAACACTCCAGCCTGATCCCGCCTGGCAGGAAGGCAAACTGGACAATGGTTTTAGCTGGCAATTGCTGACAACGCCGCAGCGTCCCAGTGACCGCATAGAGCTGCGCCTGATCGTTAACACCGGTTCGCTGGTGGAGAGTGCACAACAAACCGGCTTCAGCCATTTGTTACCGCGTCTGGCGTTGGTGCATAACACCGCGCTCGATACCAATCAGCAACGCGCTTTATGGCAACAGGCGATGGATCCGCATCGTCCGCTGCCGCCTGCCATATCGTCATATGATTTCACCCAATACAATCTGAGCCTGCCGAATAACCGTCCGGAGCTGCTGAAAGAAGCACTGAACTGGCTGTCGGCGACCGCAGGCAAGATGGCACTGAATGAACAGGTGGTGACGACCGCGCTGAGCGCGTCCGATCCAATCGCCACCTGGCCGCCCAACACCCAGGATGTCTGGTGGCGCTATCGCCTGAAAGGCTCAACGCTGCTGGCGCACGATCCTGGCGAACAACCTCGCGCGCCAGTCGATATCGCACAGCTGAAGAATTTTTATCAGCAGTGGTACACGCCAGACGCCATGACCTTATATGTGGTCGGCAATGTTGACAGCCGCAGTCTGGCGGAGCAGATCAACAAAGCTTTTGCGCCGCTACAAGGTAAACGGGCATCGCCGGCGGCAATGCCGACGCTGTCGCCGTTGCCGCATCAACCGGTGAACCTGGTCAATGGGGCGATAAATCAGGATCGTCTGTCGTTGGTGTGGGACAGCCCGTGGCAACCGATTCGCGATTCGCAGAACCTGGAGCGTTACTGGCAGAGCGATCTGGCGCGTGAAGCCTTGTTCTGGCATGTACAGCGTGCCCTGGCCGACAGCAAAGCGCAGAGCGTTCAGGTGGGCTTCGACTGTCGTGTGCTGTATCAACGCGCCCAGTGCGCCATCAATATGGACAGCCCTAACGCTTCACTGCCCCAGAATATGAATCTGGTAGCAAAAGAGCTGGCGGCGGTGCGTGATAAAGGGTTGCCGCAGGATGAGTTTGACGCGCTGATGGCGCAAAAGCTGCTGGAGCTGAACAAGTTGTTCGCCACCTACGCACGTACCGACACCGATATTTTGATGGGGCAGCGTCTGCGCTCACAGCAAAATGCGGTGGTAGATATCGCTCCGGAGCAATATCAAAAACTGCGCCAGTCATTTCTTGGCGGGTTAACGCGTGATCAGCTTAATCAGGAACTGCGTCAGCAATTGACCCAGGAACTGACGATGGTGTTGATCCAGCCGGAAGGTGAAGCGGAAACCAATGTGAAAATGTTGCAGGAAAGCTGGGATAAGGTGATGACACCACCAGAGACACCGACCACCCCAGCCAGTCCGGATGATGTCAAAAACGACGGCAATGCCAGCAGCAGTGAGCTGGCCCCGCCATCGTCATAAGCCTCAGGTTTTTGCCCGCAGCCACTCGGTCACCAGCATCGGCCAACTGGCTAAGGGCAAATCCGCCACGCCACGGATGCCAAATCCGTGGCCGCCTTTCTGATAAAAGTGGATTTCTGCCGGTACGCTGTGTTCGCGCAGCGCGCTGAAGAACACCATGCTGTTATTGATTGATACCGTTTCATCGTCAGCCGCGTGGATCAGCAGCGTCGGCGGCGTCTGGCTATGCACCCGTGTTTCCAGCGAATAGGCATCTATGGTTTTTTGATCCGGCCAGGCACCCAATAGCCGGGTGCGGGTACTTTCATGGGCCAGCCCGTCACGCATGCTGATCACCGGATAAATCAGCACCATCGCGTCAGGTCGGGGCGAGAGGCTGTCAGCCTGATCCTGCACCGGGTAGATTTTCTCAGAAAACCGCGTGCCGAGGCTGGCGGCAACATGGCCACCGGCGGAGAAACCCATCATCACGATATATTTGCCGTTCATCGCACGCTGCGCCCGATCGCGCAGTACCCGCACGGCACGCTGCGCATCGGCTAGCGGCGCATCCGGGCCTTCGTGATGACCGTCGTAAGGTAAACGGTAGGTCATGACCGCCAGTGTGTAACCCATTGAGGTAAAGAACGTCGCCAGTGCGCTGCCCTCGCGATCGATCAACACCCGTTGATAACCGCCGCCCGGAGCCACCAATAGCGTAATACCGTTGGAGTTTTCGGGGTGCCAGATAGCCATCTCCGGGCAGCGTACTCCGGTGGCAGCACGATCATAGGGTTCATATTCTTTGGCGAGATCGACAATCTGCGGCTGTGCGCGTGAGTCGCTGGCACCCGGTGCATCACCGTGCGGCCAGATATTAATAATTTCTGTGTGCATAAATCGGTCCTGAGCGAATCATGTTGTCGTTTTTGTGGTCGCGGCCGGATCAACAGCATCCTGCTGTTATTGATTAAAACATGGTCTTTTTTATGGCGATCGTCCAGCCGAAAAGCCGTAATTCAGACAGAATCGGACTATGCCTGGCGCACCTTTTTGTTGCCATAACGTATTGAATTTAAAATCATATCTTAAGCCTGGCTAAAGTAGTCAGGCATGGATTGGCAGGAAAATGGATCTCAGCAGGCGTCAGGGGAAACTGCCGGGAGGAAGTGCTGATTTAAGGTAAATTTCTGGCAATTGTTTGTTAGCCAGCGTGATGTTTGAGACGCCCTGACGTGCAGGGCGTAGAGGCATTACTGTGGCATTGCGTCCAGAGGGATGATCGCGCCGCGATGTTGAATCACGGTGCTGGCGGTGAGATGACCGCGGGCGGCGGCGGCATCCGGTGCCGCACCCTGTAAACGCAGCGCCAGATAGCCTGCGCTAAAGGAATCGCCAGCGGCAGTGGTGTCGATCACTTTCTCTTTTGCCAGTTTGATGGCGGGCACGTCGTAAAGCGGCGCATCACCAACGGCCACCAAACAGGATTCAGCGCCACGTTTGATCACAATCTCCTGCACGCCTGCGTTGCGGGTGCGGGCAATCACCGCTTCCAGTGGCTGTTCACCCCATAACAGATGTTCATCATCCAGCGTCAGAAAGGCGATATCGGTATGCTGCAACATCGCAGCATACGCCTGCTGCGCACTGGCTTTATCGGCCCACAAGCGCGGGCGATAGTTATTATCAAAAATCACTTTGCCGCCGTTCTGGCGGCACGCGCTGAGCAGGTTCATCAGCTTCTCGCGGCTGGCGGCAGGCAAAATCGCCAGGCTGATGCCGCTGAGATAGAGATAATCGTAATGGGCCAGTTGTTGGCAAATGGCCTCAGATTGCGGGCTGTCGAGCCAGTAGCGCGCAGCGGCATCGCTACGCCAGTACCAGAAGGCCCGCTCGCCGTGCTCGTCGGTTTCGATGAAGTACAGACCCGGCATTTTGTTGTCGAGTCGCTGGATCAATCCCGTTTGAACCTTCTCCTGCTGCCAGGCGGCAATCATCTGGTCACTGAAGCTGTCGGTGCCGAGGGCGGTTACGTAATCAACGCGCAGCTGCTCAATGTCAGACTGACGCGCCAGATATACCGCGGTATTCAGCGTATCGCCGCCAAAACCGCGTTTGATGTTCTCACCTTTTTCGGACAGCTCAATCATGCATTCGCCAAGGATGGCGATTTTCTTCTGCGTCATGGTCTTCGGCCTGTAGTGAATTCTTCCCCTAGTCTCGCGTCTGGTATGGCAGCCGTCAATGTTTTTCAAAACGGCGTTTTAATTCCACTTAAGGTGTGAAACAGGGGGTTTAAGGGTAATTTAGCCGCGAAATTGTTGCTTGTTTTACCGATTAAGCGTGAGACGCACTGTTACACTCAAGAGCTCGTGTGGCTGCTCAGGATGATGATGCTATTTGCAGGCACTCACCACCTACCAGGAAAAAACCATGGTGATGAAGAATTTTAGTCATCGACTGCCTTCTTCAATTGAACTGGAGCAACAACAGGAAACGCGTCTCTTCTGGCAGCAGTGCCAACGATTCTATACTTTCCAGCCGATCTACCAGGTCTCGGGCCACTTACTGGCTATTGAATTACTGACTGCGGTGACACATCCATCCGCACCAGAAAAAAGGCTTTCGCCGGAAATCTATTTTGATGCGCTGGAGATTTCTCAGCGTCTCGATGTGGTGCAGGAACAGTTGGAGCTGCTGATGCAGTGGTCGGCTCTTTTTAATCAGCGCCAACTGGTGGCTTCGGTCAATATCGATGGCCCTACGCTGCTGGCAATCCAACAACATCCGCAAATCCGCAGCCTGATAACCCAACTGCCGTGGGTACGCTTTGAACTGACAGAACATCATGTGTTGCCGCAGGAAGAGATGATTGCGCAGATGCCGGAGCTTGGCCCGCTGTGGCTGGATGATTTTGGTTCCGGTATGGCGAATTTCTCCGCCCTGACCGAGCTGCGTTATGACTACATTAAGTTGTCACGCGAGCTATTTATGCTGCTGCGTTCTACCGACGAAGGTCGCAGCCTGTTTTCTATGCTGTTGGCCTTAATCAACCGTTATTGCAACGGGGTGATTGTCGAAGGCGTGGAAACCGAGGAAGAGTGGCAGCAGGTGCGTAGCTCGCCCGCAATGGCCGCACAAGGTTATTTCTTCTCCCGCCCGGTTCCGTTTAGCGAACTGGAAAACATGGCGCTGGCGCTTCCCTGATAACGTTCCTCAACGTCT is part of the Pantoea phytobeneficialis genome and harbors:
- a CDS encoding dicarboxylate/amino acid:cation symporter, coding for MKTSLFKSLYFQVLVAIGIGVLLGHFYPELGAQMKPLGDGFVKLIKMIIAPVIFCTVVTGIAGMESMKAVGRTGAVALLYFEIVSTIALIIGLIVVNVIQPGAGMNIDPATLDAKAVAMYAQQAEQQGVVAFLLDVIPNSVIGAFASGNILQVLLFAILFGFALHRLGDKGTLIFNVIESFSKVIFGIINMIMRLAPIGAFGAMAFTIGKYGVGSLVQLGQLIICFYITCILFVVVVLGLIARVAGFNIFKFVAYIKEELLIVLGTSSSESALPRMLDKMERLGCKKSVVGLVIPTGYSFNLDGTSIYLTMAAVFIAQATNAHMDVIHQITLLVVLLLSSKGAAGVTGSGFIVLAATLSAVGHLPVAGLALILGIDRFMSEARALTNLVGNGVATVVVAKWVGQLDERQLNETLSSAKKVKNAPESSL
- a CDS encoding M16 family metallopeptidase; translation: MQGTRIRLLVGGLLLAASGFGVHAETLQPDPAWQEGKLDNGFSWQLLTTPQRPSDRIELRLIVNTGSLVESAQQTGFSHLLPRLALVHNTALDTNQQRALWQQAMDPHRPLPPAISSYDFTQYNLSLPNNRPELLKEALNWLSATAGKMALNEQVVTTALSASDPIATWPPNTQDVWWRYRLKGSTLLAHDPGEQPRAPVDIAQLKNFYQQWYTPDAMTLYVVGNVDSRSLAEQINKAFAPLQGKRASPAAMPTLSPLPHQPVNLVNGAINQDRLSLVWDSPWQPIRDSQNLERYWQSDLAREALFWHVQRALADSKAQSVQVGFDCRVLYQRAQCAINMDSPNASLPQNMNLVAKELAAVRDKGLPQDEFDALMAQKLLELNKLFATYARTDTDILMGQRLRSQQNAVVDIAPEQYQKLRQSFLGGLTRDQLNQELRQQLTQELTMVLIQPEGEAETNVKMLQESWDKVMTPPETPTTPASPDDVKNDGNASSSELAPPSS
- a CDS encoding alpha/beta hydrolase, with protein sequence MHTEIINIWPHGDAPGASDSRAQPQIVDLAKEYEPYDRAATGVRCPEMAIWHPENSNGITLLVAPGGGYQRVLIDREGSALATFFTSMGYTLAVMTYRLPYDGHHEGPDAPLADAQRAVRVLRDRAQRAMNGKYIVMMGFSAGGHVAASLGTRFSEKIYPVQDQADSLSPRPDAMVLIYPVISMRDGLAHESTRTRLLGAWPDQKTIDAYSLETRVHSQTPPTLLIHAADDETVSINNSMVFFSALREHSVPAEIHFYQKGGHGFGIRGVADLPLASWPMLVTEWLRAKT
- the pdeH gene encoding cyclic-guanylate-specific phosphodiesterase, translating into MVMKNFSHRLPSSIELEQQQETRLFWQQCQRFYTFQPIYQVSGHLLAIELLTAVTHPSAPEKRLSPEIYFDALEISQRLDVVQEQLELLMQWSALFNQRQLVASVNIDGPTLLAIQQHPQIRSLITQLPWVRFELTEHHVLPQEEMIAQMPELGPLWLDDFGSGMANFSALTELRYDYIKLSRELFMLLRSTDEGRSLFSMLLALINRYCNGVIVEGVETEEEWQQVRSSPAMAAQGYFFSRPVPFSELENMALALP
- a CDS encoding sugar kinase, translating into MTQKKIAILGECMIELSEKGENIKRGFGGDTLNTAVYLARQSDIEQLRVDYVTALGTDSFSDQMIAAWQQEKVQTGLIQRLDNKMPGLYFIETDEHGERAFWYWRSDAAARYWLDSPQSEAICQQLAHYDYLYLSGISLAILPAASREKLMNLLSACRQNGGKVIFDNNYRPRLWADKASAQQAYAAMLQHTDIAFLTLDDEHLLWGEQPLEAVIARTRNAGVQEIVIKRGAESCLVAVGDAPLYDVPAIKLAKEKVIDTTAAGDSFSAGYLALRLQGAAPDAAAARGHLTASTVIQHRGAIIPLDAMPQ